CGAGAAGTACATGGACAGCAACAACACGGTCATGAGCCACATCGCCCGCCTGCGGGAGAAGATGCACGAGCCAAGCCGGAAGCCGAAGTTCATCAAGACGGTCTGGGGGGTGGGGTATACCATTGAATAAGAGAAGAGAACGGCCCCCGCTGTCGGACCGGGGCCGCCGCCGGGCCCTGCGGACCTGGGGATTCTATCTGCTGGCACTGACGGCCTGGGTGACGGTGGTGCTGGCGGCGGTCTTCCTGGGGTATCTGGTATGCAGCGCCTTTACGTGGTATGCGTGGGATCCGCTCTACCAGTTCCTCAACTGGGTACGGGATTACATCGTCTTTGTGTGTATGCTGGTCATCCTGCTGGGCTGGGTGGCTATCAGCTATTCCTTCATTGCCCGCCCCATGCGGCTGGTGGACACGCTGGCCGCGGCGGCAGAGCAGCTGGCCCAGCCGGGAGAGGAGCCCATTGAGCTGCCGGAGCCCATGGAGGATCTGGAGGGGCAGCTGAACGCCGTCCGGGAACGGGCCCTGCGGGACGCCCGGGCTGCCCGGGAGGCAGAGCAGCGGAAAAACGATCTGGTGGTCTATCTGGCCCATGATTTGAAGACGCCGCTCACCAGCGTCATCGGCTACCTTACGCTGCTGCGGGACGAGCCGCAGCTCTCCCCGGAGCTGCGGAGCCGGTATACCGGCATCGCCCTGGAGAAGGCGGAGCGGCTGGAGGACCTCATCAATGAGTTCTTTGACATCACCCGCTTCAGCCTGACCCATCTGGAGCTGGAGAAGCAGCCTACGGACCTGACCCGGATGCTGGAGCAGGTGGCCAGTGAGTTTGCCCCCCAGTTCGCGGAAAAGGACCTGCGGTGTGAACTGGAGCTGCCGCCCCGTCTGGCATACGACTGCGACCCGGACAAGCTGGCCCGGGTGTTCGATAACCTGCTGCGCAACGCCTTCCATTACAGCTTCCCGGGGTCCACAGTCCGGATCACCGGACAGCAGGAGGCGGATACCGTGGTCCTGACGTTTACCAACGAGGGGCGGACCATTCCGGCGGAGAAGCTGGAGCGCATCTTCGACCAGTTCTTCCGGCTGGACAGCTCCCGCGCCACCCGCACGGGCGGCGCGGGCCTTGGCTTGGCCATAGCCAAGGAAATCATTGCCCTCCACGGCGGGACGATCCGGGCTGCCAGCGCGGACAACCGGATCACCTTTACCGTCCGCCTGCCCCTGCAGGGGGCCGCCGCAAGAAATTCGTAAGATTTCCGCAGGAAAATCACAGGAGGTTTGCAGGAACGTCCACAGATCTGCGGGAAGCGAATCTGATACGATCTTTCCATCAGGAAAGGCGCTGGGCGCCGGAAAGGACATGAGATGGAAAGATTGCGGATATTGGTGCTGTTCGGCGGATGCTCTTCAGAGCATGAGGTGTCTCTGCAGTCCGCCCACGGCGTGCTGACGCACATGGACCCGGAGCGGTACTGCCCCATCCCGGTAGGGATCACCCGGGAGGGGGCGTGGTATGTTTACACAGGGCCGCTGGATGCCATTCCCGGTGGAAGATGGCAGCGGGAGGCGGCGTGCGTGCCCTGCACTCTGCGGCTGGACCGGGGGAACCAGGCCCTGGTGCTGTTGGACGGCTCCGGCCGGGAAGTGGCTTTTGACTTGGCCTTCCCGGTTCTCCACGGCAGGAACGGTGAGGACGGCACGGTTCAGGGGGCGCTGGAATTGGCCGGTGTGCCCCTGGTAGGCTGCGGGACGCTGTCCAGCGCCCTGTGTATGGACAAGGACCGAGCCCACAAGCTGGCGGCTCTGGCGGGGGTACGGGTGCCCCGGAGCCGTCTCTTCCCGGAGGACTGTGCCTTTGAGGAGCTCCGGACGGCAGCCGAAACACTGGGCTGGCCGCTGTTTGTCAAGCCGGTGCGGGCGGGTTCTTCCTTCGGCGTGAGCCGGGTGGAGGAGCCGGCACAGCTGGCTCCGGCGGTGGAGGCGGCCTTCCGCCACGACGGCGAGATTTTGCTGGAGGAGGCCATTCCCGGCTTTGAGGTGGGCTGTGCGGTGCTGGGGAACCGGGAGCTCACCGTCGGGGCGGTGGATGAGGTGGAGCTGTCCCGGGGCTTCTTCAACTATACGGAGAAATACACCCTCCAGACATCGGCCATCCACTGCCCCGCCCGGATCGCCCCGCAAAAGGCAGCGGAGATCCGGGAGACGGCGAAGGTCCTCTACCGGGCACTGGGCTGCCGGGGATTTGCCAGGGTGGACCTGTTCCTCACCCCCTGGGGGGAGATTGTGTTCAACGAGGTGAACACGATCCCGGGCTTCACGCCCCACAGCCGCTATCCTGCCATGATGCGTGCCGCCGGCATCCCCTTCCGGGAGCTGGTGAGCCGCCTGATCCAGCTGGGGGCCGAGCTATGAGGGCGGCGCGGTACAGCCGGCGGCAGATGCGCTCCGGGCCGCTGGTGCTGGTGAACCGTCAGCATCCCCTGGCGGAGGAGCCGCGGCAGCTGCTGACAGCAGCGGACGAGCGGTATCCCAATATCCTGCTGGAGCGGCAGGCCGCCCGGCTGCTGGCCGCCTGCATCCAGGCAGCAGGCGGGGCGCGGGAGATCGTGCCGGTCTCCGGCTGGCGCAGTCAGGCGGAGCAGCAGGCCATTTGGGAGGACACCCTGCAAAGACGGGGAGAGGCGTTCACCCGGCAGTATGTGGCGGTCCCCGGGTGCAGCGAGCACCAGACGGGGCTTGCCATCGACCTGGGCCGGGCAGCGCGGGAGATCGACTTCATCCGGCCCGATTTTCCGGAGGAAGGCGCCTGCGGGCGGTTCCGGCGACTGGCGCCCCGGTATGGCTTCATCCAGCGGTACCACCGGGAAAAGGAGTCCCTGACCGGTATCGCCTGTGAGCCGTGGCACTATCGGTATGTGGGGACGCCTCATGCCCTGCTGATGGAGCGGGAGGGCCTGTGCCTGGAGGAGTATCTGGACTGGGTGCAGACAGCGCCCAGGACGTGCCGCCTGGAACATGGGCGGAGCGCACGGGTGTTTTACATGCCCTGCGCCGGCGATGAGACGGAGCTCCGCTTGCCGGAGGGCTGCTGCCAGGTCTCCGGCGACAACCGGAACGGATTTGTCGTGACAGTTTGGGAGGTGTAGGTATGGCAGACGGACGCCGGGGCGCGGCGTTGGATCTCTTCCGTCTGGCGGCGGTGATGCTGGTGGTGGCGAACCACACCTCCCCGCTGGTGTCTGTTTCCCCATTGTGGGACTTCTGGTTCACCCGGGTGCTGGCCCGGGTGGCGGTGCCGTTTTTCCTGATGGTCAGCGGCTATTTTCTGGCAAAGGACCAGTGGCGCAGGACCGGCGTCTTTCTGAAAAAGACCTGTCTGCTCTACGGGGCGGCGGTGCTGCTGTATCTGCCGCTGAACTGGTACAACGGCGGCTATGGGCCAGCGGAGTGGGTCAAAAAGCTCCTGCTGGATGGGACCTTCTATCACCTGTGGTATTTTCCAGGCGTGATTCTGGGTGTTCTAGTGGCCAGGGGGCTGCTCCGGCTGGGCTCCCGGACGGCGTTGACCGCGGCCGGGCTCCTTTACCTGGTGGGCCTGGGCGGAGACAGCTATTATGGACTGACCTGCCAGCTCCCGGCGCTGGAGGCGCTGTACGGGGAGATTTTCCAAATCTTTGCCTATACGCGGAACGGACTGTTTTTCACGCCGCTATTTTTGCTGCTGGGAGCCGCCGGTGTGCGGTGGAGCGTGAGGACCTCCGCTGCAGGCCTGTGCGCCGCCTTCGCGGCCATGACCGCAGAGGGGCTTTGGCTCCATGGGCTTCAGGTCCAGCGGCACGACAGCATGTACATGCTGCTGCCGCTGGTGATGGTTTGCCTGTTTTCCCTTCTGCTGGGGCTGAATCGCGGAGAAAGGCGGAGCTGCCGCAAGCTCTCTTCACTGATCTATGTCCTGCACCCCTGGTGCATCGTGCTGGTCCGGGGCGGCGCGGAGGTGCTGGGCCTGGAAGGTCCGCTGGTGGAGAACAGCATGGGGCATTTCCTGGCCGTGCTGGCCTCCAGCGCGGCGGCGTCCTGGGCGCTGTGGCTGGCCTGGAGCAGACGGCCGCTGAAACGCTCCAATAAAGGATAAAAGGACAATATATTGTCGAACTTCGACAGTATATTGTCCTTTTTGGGCCTCTCAGGCGCCTTCGCGCTCCGCGTGAAGACGGCGGAGCTGCTGTTCAGCTGTCATCATACCCTGCTCGTACCGGTCGATTTTCTGATTCAGCAGGTCCAGAGAGGCCTGCATCTCCGCCATCCGGGACACCAGCTGGTCCCGCTGTTCTACCAGCAGGGCCTTGCGGGCGTCCAGGGTGGCGTCTCCCTGCTGGAACAGGTCCACATATTCGATCAGGGCTTCGATCTGCACCCCGGCGGCCCGCATGCACTTCATCAGCTGGATCCAGCCGCAGGACTCCTCCCCGTAGTCCCGCAGGCCGCCCCTGGTGCGGGGGACAGGCGGGATCAGGCCGATGCGCTCGTAGTAGCGAAGGGTGTCCGCTGAAATATCATACTTCCTGCTCACTTCGGCGATGGTCATGGCCGTTCTCCTCTCAGCGGGCGGCCTGGGCCGCGTCGTTCACACACCGCAGGGCGTTCAGGCTGCGGGGATAGCCGATGTAGGGCAGGCACTGGGAGATGACCTGGATCAGGAAGGCATTGTCGTTTCCAATCCTCAGATTGGCACCGGCGTGGCTGGTGAGCTGGGGTTCGCAGCCGCCCAGGGCGGCCAGGAAGCAGAAGGTGATCATTTCCCGCTGCTTATAGTCCAGCCCCCGCGGGTGTAGTAGTCGCCGAAGCAGTTGTCCGCCAGCCAGCGGTTGATGTGGCGGCTTTCCTCCGGGCCGCTGTTCTGAAAGCCCCGCATCCCCTCACCGAAGATATCCACCTGGGCCTGGTTGCCCGCGGCCAGCCGGGTCTCTGCCGTGGTGGTGGAGCCGGGCTCCAGCGGCAGGGCGACGCCCTGCTCCGTCAGCACCTGATTCGTCACGGAGAAAAAGGGACGCACCCGGCCGATCCCCAGATAGGCCACGGATTGATAGAGAATCTCCTTTACCTGGACAGGGGTGATGCCGGCCCGCAGGGCGGCGGGCAGCAGCACGCGGTATTCCTCCACACCCTGGCAGCCCAGTAGGGCAGCGAGAATGGCCATCATCCTGGCGGCGTCATCCAGGTCCCCCTGGTTCACCACCTCGTCCAGGGCGAAATTGGCGAAGAGCTCCATAAACTCCGGATCCGTTTCCCACAGCGGGGAAGGAGGGCCGGGAAAGAAACGGGACAAATAGTCTTTGGCAGATGCGGAAAGCGCCATACTGAAAAGCCTCCTTTGCGCCTGCGGGGCGCTGTCTTTTGATGAGAACACTTTAGCACTTGGAGTCTACTCCAAGTCAAGTGCTTTTTCAAATACTCCGCAGGGGAATCAATCCTCAATATGATACAGAGAGGATATGACCAGCCAGAGCTGGGAGAAGGGGCGCATCAGGTTCCAGATGCCGGCACCCTGGAAACCGTATTCCGCGATCAGGGACAGACGGGCGGAAAGACTGCGGGCGTCTTCAAACCAGACTTCGTGAATTGTGCCGTCTGCTGCGGTGTAGTGAAAGAAGGGGGCCTGGGCCGTCTCATCGTACTGGATGGCCACGTCATGTTCAATGGCCAGCTCGATGGCCCGCTGATTGGAGATGGAGGGCGCCCGGGTGACGCCCTGGACAAAGGGCAGGGGCCAATCGTAGCCGTAGTTGGAAAGGCCCAAGAAGATCTTCTCCGGCGGGATCTCCGTCACGGCGTAGTCCAGCACGGTCCGGACGTTGGGCAGGGGGGATACCGCCATGGGCGGTCCTGCGGTGTAGCCCCACTCATAGGTCATCAGAAGCACGCCGTCCACAGCGGCACCCACAGCGGCATAGTCGTGCCCCTCGTACAGAAGTCCCGCCTGCCGGGCGGAGGTCTTGGGGGCTAGAGCGGCCCAGAGAAAGAAGCCCTGGGAGTTCAGGAGCCGCCGCAGGCGGGCGAGAAAGGCGGCGTAGGCCGCCGCCAGCTGGCCGGGGAGAAATTCAAAGTCCACATCCAGCCCGGCGTAGCCACGGCGGCGGAGTGTCTGCTGGACCTGATCCACTAGGCGGTCCTGGACGGCGCTGTCTGTCAGGACCAGGGTGGCCCGCTGGGTGTCGAACTGACCGGTTTCTGTCATGGTGGACAGATGCATCACCGGGCGGACGCCCCGCTGACGGGCAGCGGAGAGGAGAGCGTCATCCTCCAGCTGGAGCAAATCGCCGTCGGCGGTGATCCCGTAGGTGAAAGGGGTCAGATAGGTGAGATAGGGAAGCTCCGCATTCAGAAGGGACATATCAATGTAGGGGTAGGCATAACCGTTGAAGGCGGCGGCGCCCAGGGGCTCGTCAAAGTAGGAGATCACCAGGACCTGTCCGGGCTGGAGGGCTGCTCCGCCGCCCAGAGGCCAGTTGTTCTGCCAGAGGCGGCGGACTGTGGTGCCGTATGCCTCCGCGATGGAAGCCAGGGTCTCCCCGGCCCGGACAGCGTGGACCTGGCGGGGAAAGCGGACCACCAGAGTTTGTCCCACCGCCAGGGCGCCGCTGGGGGGCACGGCGTTGTCCGCGGCCAGGCGGGCGGGATCGACGCCGTAGGATTCCGCGATGGAGCCGACCGTCTCGCCGGCTTGGACCACATGGATCGTCATGTTGGACATCACCTCCTTTGGAGACTATGCAGGCCGGGGTGGGGATATGCGGTGCCCACTGGAGGGAGTTGGAAAATATGACGGAAGAGACGGCTGCTTGACAGAGCACATTTGGAAGAATTGTGACGCTTTGTCAGAACGCCGAAATTTGATTCAGAGATTTGTGGATATTTTCCGGCGTGCCAGGAGGGTCAAAACCGCTGAAATAGTTGACAGAGACGTGGAGAATCGTTAAAATAATGTTAAAGCTTGTGCGTTTTTTAACGAAAAACGGGTAGACGATGACGTCCAACAAGCGTGTGCCATCCGCCGTTGAGGGAGGAAACACACCACTTGCTGAGACGTCTCTTTTTGTATACAGCGCAAAGAGGGAGGCAAAGCGATGTTCCTGCTGTTTTTCCTGCTGTGGCTGTTGCTGTCCGGCGGGATCAGTGTCCATACCTGCCTGTGGGGCGTTGCAGTCTCGGCGCTGATCTCCTGGTTCTGCAAGCGGGTGCTGGGCTATCAGTGGCGGGTGTTCTGCGGCAGTCCTTCCAGAATCTGGGCCATGGCGCGGTATTTTGCTCACCTGCTGGCGGAGATGCTGAAGGCCGGACTGGTAATCATGCGGATCATCTACACCCGCCCCAAGGGCATCGAACCCAAGCTGGTGTGGTTCCACACCCCGCTGAAGACAGACCGCCGCAGGGCAATGC
This DNA window, taken from Dysosmobacter welbionis, encodes the following:
- a CDS encoding carboxymuconolactone decarboxylase family protein; the protein is MITFCFLAALGGCEPQLTSHAGANLRIGNDNAFLIQVISQCLPYIGYPRSLNALRCVNDAAQAAR
- the vanG gene encoding D-alanine--D-serine ligase VanG, with amino-acid sequence MERLRILVLFGGCSSEHEVSLQSAHGVLTHMDPERYCPIPVGITREGAWYVYTGPLDAIPGGRWQREAACVPCTLRLDRGNQALVLLDGSGREVAFDLAFPVLHGRNGEDGTVQGALELAGVPLVGCGTLSSALCMDKDRAHKLAALAGVRVPRSRLFPEDCAFEELRTAAETLGWPLFVKPVRAGSSFGVSRVEEPAQLAPAVEAAFRHDGEILLEEAIPGFEVGCAVLGNRELTVGAVDEVELSRGFFNYTEKYTLQTSAIHCPARIAPQKAAEIRETAKVLYRALGCRGFARVDLFLTPWGEIVFNEVNTIPGFTPHSRYPAMMRAAGIPFRELVSRLIQLGAEL
- a CDS encoding Na+/H+ antiporter subunit E, whose protein sequence is MFLLFFLLWLLLSGGISVHTCLWGVAVSALISWFCKRVLGYQWRVFCGSPSRIWAMARYFAHLLAEMLKAGLVIMRIIYTRPKGIEPKLVWFHTPLKTDRRRAMLADSITLTAGTITVRAEDGRMLVHTLDTPLAEGIEDSSFQQRLERMEAAQWNK
- a CDS encoding M15 family metallopeptidase — protein: MRAARYSRRQMRSGPLVLVNRQHPLAEEPRQLLTAADERYPNILLERQAARLLAACIQAAGGAREIVPVSGWRSQAEQQAIWEDTLQRRGEAFTRQYVAVPGCSEHQTGLAIDLGRAAREIDFIRPDFPEEGACGRFRRLAPRYGFIQRYHREKESLTGIACEPWHYRYVGTPHALLMEREGLCLEEYLDWVQTAPRTCRLEHGRSARVFYMPCAGDETELRLPEGCCQVSGDNRNGFVVTVWEV
- a CDS encoding glycosyl hydrolase family 18 protein, which produces MSNMTIHVVQAGETVGSIAESYGVDPARLAADNAVPPSGALAVGQTLVVRFPRQVHAVRAGETLASIAEAYGTTVRRLWQNNWPLGGGAALQPGQVLVISYFDEPLGAAAFNGYAYPYIDMSLLNAELPYLTYLTPFTYGITADGDLLQLEDDALLSAARQRGVRPVMHLSTMTETGQFDTQRATLVLTDSAVQDRLVDQVQQTLRRRGYAGLDVDFEFLPGQLAAAYAAFLARLRRLLNSQGFFLWAALAPKTSARQAGLLYEGHDYAAVGAAVDGVLLMTYEWGYTAGPPMAVSPLPNVRTVLDYAVTEIPPEKIFLGLSNYGYDWPLPFVQGVTRAPSISNQRAIELAIEHDVAIQYDETAQAPFFHYTAADGTIHEVWFEDARSLSARLSLIAEYGFQGAGIWNLMRPFSQLWLVISSLYHIED
- a CDS encoding MerR family transcriptional regulator, with amino-acid sequence MTIAEVSRKYDISADTLRYYERIGLIPPVPRTRGGLRDYGEESCGWIQLMKCMRAAGVQIEALIEYVDLFQQGDATLDARKALLVEQRDQLVSRMAEMQASLDLLNQKIDRYEQGMMTAEQQLRRLHAEREGA
- a CDS encoding carboxymuconolactone decarboxylase family protein, whose product is MALSASAKDYLSRFFPGPPSPLWETDPEFMELFANFALDEVVNQGDLDDAARMMAILAALLGCQGVEEYRVLLPAALRAGITPVQVKEILYQSVAYLGIGRVRPFFSVTNQVLTEQGVALPLEPGSTTTAETRLAAGNQAQVDIFGEGMRGFQNSGPEESRHINRWLADNCFGDYYTRGGWTISSGK
- a CDS encoding acyltransferase family protein, translating into MADGRRGAALDLFRLAAVMLVVANHTSPLVSVSPLWDFWFTRVLARVAVPFFLMVSGYFLAKDQWRRTGVFLKKTCLLYGAAVLLYLPLNWYNGGYGPAEWVKKLLLDGTFYHLWYFPGVILGVLVARGLLRLGSRTALTAAGLLYLVGLGGDSYYGLTCQLPALEALYGEIFQIFAYTRNGLFFTPLFLLLGAAGVRWSVRTSAAGLCAAFAAMTAEGLWLHGLQVQRHDSMYMLLPLVMVCLFSLLLGLNRGERRSCRKLSSLIYVLHPWCIVLVRGGAEVLGLEGPLVENSMGHFLAVLASSAAASWALWLAWSRRPLKRSNKG
- a CDS encoding sensor histidine kinase, which translates into the protein MNKRRERPPLSDRGRRRALRTWGFYLLALTAWVTVVLAAVFLGYLVCSAFTWYAWDPLYQFLNWVRDYIVFVCMLVILLGWVAISYSFIARPMRLVDTLAAAAEQLAQPGEEPIELPEPMEDLEGQLNAVRERALRDARAAREAEQRKNDLVVYLAHDLKTPLTSVIGYLTLLRDEPQLSPELRSRYTGIALEKAERLEDLINEFFDITRFSLTHLELEKQPTDLTRMLEQVASEFAPQFAEKDLRCELELPPRLAYDCDPDKLARVFDNLLRNAFHYSFPGSTVRITGQQEADTVVLTFTNEGRTIPAEKLERIFDQFFRLDSSRATRTGGAGLGLAIAKEIIALHGGTIRAASADNRITFTVRLPLQGAAARNS